Proteins encoded within one genomic window of Natator depressus isolate rNatDep1 chromosome 1, rNatDep2.hap1, whole genome shotgun sequence:
- the TLR8 gene encoding toll-like receptor 8, translating to MNPTIPNLIWLLLLAYGTSEILAETKYPRTLPCDVSVNNSSVIFDCSARQLRSVPAAMHGNVTELKLSDNLIKEVFKESFQGLNNLMKIDLNRNHYSKAEEEAHDLCKKGMVIEDGAFANLTKLRELLADENHLCKIPVGMPLSLTSLSLRYNNILSVCRQNFSELTQLKELYMDGNCYYGNPCEKAFLADNGAFSDLTVLTVLSLAFNNLTRVPSKLPSSLRKLYLSSNKIKTINQDDFNELSNIEVLDLSGNCPRCYNAPYPCEPCIGDSAIQIHPLAFQHLKNLQNLNLSSTSLINLPASWFYNTTQLKVLHLEFNYLIKEIASGEFLLQLPYLEVLDLSFNYARKSYPRYINISDKFSNLVSLQQLHLKGYVFKELKSKHLRPLINLTKLHILNLGVNFIKQIDLSVFQLFANLTTISLSDNRISPILESSNNSVIRGESVQNHVIQSRSTDTDLEPSVNSMVPAEGKDSSSVYNPIFPLIKPQCSMYGKSLDLSLNSIFFIDQQQFKGFHDIACLNLSSNGIGQALNGTEFIFLPNLKYLDLSFNKLDLAYQYAFYELPRLEVLDLSYNVHYFIVSGITHRLGFTENLPYLKVLNLSYNEIFTLTEPNLTSSSLKELVFKGNRLDILWKNGDNRYINIFKRLCNLTHLDISYNRLHKIPTNAFRGLPQSLIELHLTNNELKDFEWTALQQFQNLTLLDLSSNDLSFVTDNLANCTASLQRLVLRQNKISQLADGFFNKASSLLHLDLSYNELPSINQSIPQYDNLIYLELLDLKGNPFECTCATVDFKNWINHYVNISIPRLATDVICATPGDQKGKSIISLDIYACTLDKVAAICFCLSFFIILTIMTTAITKHLFYWDAWYIYYFCTAKLKGYKSLGMTKALYDAYIAYDTLDATVTDWVINELRFRLEESEDKQVLLCLEERDWEPGKAVIDNLAQSIHHSRKTIFVLTERYVKNGNFKTAFYIALQRLMDENTDVIVFILLEPVLQHSQYLRLRRRICKSSVLDWPKNPHAEGLFWQNLKSVVLTENYKRYNTLYTDSIK from the exons ATGAATCCCACAATCCCAAATCTAATATGGCTACTTCTTCTGGCTTATGGTACTTCAGAAATTCTCGCTGAGACCAAGTATCCTAGAACCCTGCCATGTGATGTCAGCGTGAATAACTCCTCCGTCATTTTTGACTGCAGTGCCCGTCAACTGAGAAGTGTGCCTGCTGCAATGCATGGTAATGTAACAGAATTAAAGCTCTCAGACAACCTTATAAAGGAGGTATTTAAAGAATCTTTTCAGGGCCTGAATAATCTTATGAAAATAGATCTAAACAGAAATCACTACTCTAAGGCAGAGGAAGAGGCTCATGATTTGTGTAAAAAAGGAATGGTAATTGAAGATGGAGCTTTTGCTAACTTAACAAAGCTAAGGGAATTACTAGCTGATGAAAATCACCTATGTAAAATACCAGTTGGGATGCCATTGTCCTTAACCTCACTGAGTTTGAGATATAACAACATACTTTCTGTCTGTCggcaaaatttttcagaactCACACAACTGAAAGAACTCTATATGGATGGGAATTGTTATTATGGCAATCCCTGTGAAAAAGCTTTCCTTGCAGACAATGGGGCTTTCTCGGACCTCACTGTTTTGACAGTCCTGTCACTTGCCTTCAACAACCTGACCCGAGTTCCAAGCAAACTGCCTTCATCTCTAAGGAAACTTTACCTCAGCAGCAACAAGATCAAAACCATCAACCAAGATGATTTTAATGAACTGTCTAATATAGAAGTCCTTGACTTAAGTGGGAACTGTCCAAGGTGCTACAATGCCCCCTACCCATGTGAACCTTGCATTGGGGACTCCGCCATTCAAATACATCCTCTTGCTTTCCAGCATCTGAAAAATTTACAGAATTTAAACCTCTCCAGCACCTCTCTCATTAACTTACCGGCCAGCTGGTTTTATAACACAACACAGTTAAAGGTGCTGCATCTTGAATTTAACTACTTAATAAAGGAAATAGCCTCTGGAGAGTTTTTACTCCAGCTGCCTTATTTGGAGGTGCTTGATTTATCTTTTAACTATGCAAGGAAGTCATACCCGAGGTATATAAATATTTCAGACAAGTTCTCCAACCTGGTCTCTCTCCAGCAACTGCACTTAAAAGGTTACGTGTTCAAGGAACTTAAGAGCAAACACCTTCGGCCCCTCATAAATCTTACCAAACTACACATCCTCAATTTAGGAGTCAACTTTATCAAGCAAATTGATCTCAGTGTGTTTCAGCTCTTTGCTAATCTGACTACAATTTCTTTGTCTGACAACAGGATATCACCTATACTAGAGAGCAGCAATAACAGTGTTATTAGAGGAGAATCAGTCCAAAATCATGTAATTCAAAGTCGTTCAACAGATACTGATCTTGAGCCATCAGTAAATAGTATGGTACCAGCAGAAGGCAAAGACAGTAGCAGTGTGTATAATCCCATTTTTCCTTTAATCAAaccccaatgcagcatgtatggtAAATCATTAGATCTAAGCTTAAACAGTATTTTCTTCATTGACCAACAGCAATTTAAAGGTTTCCATGATATAGCATGTTTGAATTTGTCCTCAAATGGCATTGGACAAGCTTTGAATGGCACTGAATTTATCTTTCTACCTAATCTCAAATATTTAGATCTGTCTTTTAATAAACTTGATTTGGCTTATCAATATGCATTTTATGAACTGCCTAGGCTAGAGGTACTGGACCTCAGCTACAACGTACACTATTTTATTGTGTCAGGGATAACACACAGATTGGGATTTACTGAAAATCTTCCGTATCTAAAAGTTTTAAACTTAAGTTACAATGAAATTTTTACACTCACAGAGCCTAATCTAACTAGCAGCTCCCTGAAAGAGTTAGTGTTCAAAGGAAACCGCCTTGATATTTTATggaaaaatggagataatagatacataaatatttttaaaagactctGCAATCTGACTCATCTTGACATATCCTACAACAGACTTCATAAAATTCCTACCAACGCATTCCGTGGCCTGCCACAAAGCCTAATTGAGCTACACCTAACCAACAATGAATTAAAGGACTTTGAATGGACAGCCTTGCAACAATTTCAGAACCTCACATTACTGGACCTGAGCTCAAATGATCTGTCTTTTGTAACTGATAACCTTGCCAACTGCACAGCTTCCCTTCAGAGACTAGTGCTTCGACAAAACAAGATTTCTCAGCTTGCTGATGGATTTTTTAATAAAGCCAGCAGCCTCCTGCACCTTGATTTAAGTTACAATGAGCTGCCTTCCATAAACCAGTCAATACCTCAGTATGATAACTTAATTTATTTAGAGCTTTTGGACTTAAAAGGAAACCCTTTCGAATGCACCTGTGCAACTGTTGATTTCAAAAACTGGATAAATCATTATGTTAATATTAGTATCCCACGACTGGCAACAGATGTCATTTGTGCAACACCTGGAGATCAAAAAGGGAAGAGCATCATAAGTTTAGACATATATGCCTGTACTTTGGATAAGGTTGCAGCAATATGCTTTTGTTTATCATTCTTCATTATTCTGACCATTATGACAACAGCTAtcacaaaacatttattttattgggATGCCTGGTATATTTACTATTTTTGTACGGCAAAACTAAAAGGATATAAATCTCTTGGCATGACCAAAGCTCTCTATGATGCTTACATAGCCTATGATACTCTGGATGCAACAGTAACTGACTGGGTAATAAATGAGCTACGATTTCGTCTAGaggaaagtgaagacaagcaagTTCTGCTTTGTTTGGAGGAAAGGGACTGGGAGCCGGGAAAGGCTGTCATTGACAACCTTGCACAGAGCATCCATCACAGCAGAAAGACCATCTTTGTTCTAACCGAAAGATATGTGAAAAATGGGAACTTTAAAACCGCTTTTTATATCGCTCTGCAGAGGCTAATGGATGAGAATACGGATGTGATTGTGTTCATTCTACTGGAGCCGGTGCTACAGCATTCCCAGTACCTGAGGCTGAGGAGGAGGATCTGCAAGAGCTCTGTTCTTGACTGGCCTAAGAATCCACATGCTGAAG GCCTTTTCTGGCAAAATCTAAAAAGTGTAGTGCTAACAGAAAATTATAAAAGATATAATACATTGTACACAGATTCCATTAAATGA